From the Eubacterium sp. 1001713B170207_170306_E7 genome, the window CGAATACCCGGTATACTGGGATAAAATGCTGATCAACGCAAGCCAGGTAACCAACCCATCCATTGATCCTCTGCGTGAGCCCATGGAGACTAAGGTGTTCCTGGGTAAAAAGCCCGGTCAGCTGGAAATGGATAAAGAGGGAAACATCATTTCCGAGATTCCACCGCAGATTGAACTGGAGCTGCCTGTGATGTTTTCGGCCATGTCTTACGGCTCCATCAGCGAAAATGCCCACAAGTCCCTTGCCCGGGCAGCCACCGAGCTTGGAACCTGCTACAATACTGGCGAGGGCGGGTTGAATAAGGGCCTGTACCAGTACGGCCCCAACACCATCGTTCAGGTGGCCTCCGGACGTTTTGGCGTGCATGAGGATTATCTGATGGCTGGCGCCGCCATTGAAATCAAAATGGGACAGGGCGCAAAGCCCGGGATTGGCGGTCATCTGCCCGGTAAAAAAATCGGGGAAAAGGTGTCAAAAACACGTATGATTCCAGAGGGAGCGGACGCGATCTCGCCGGCCCCGCATCATGATATTTATTCCATAGAGGATCTGCGTCAGCTGATCTTTTCGCTAAAGGAAGCCACCGGCTATACCAAACCGGTGATTGTCAAAATCGCCGCAGTCCACAATGTGGCCGCCATTGCGTCGGGCATTGCGCGTTCCGGCGCGGACATTATCGCGATTGACGGCTTTCGGGGCGGCACCGGGGCAGCGCCGACCCGTATCCGGGATAACGTCGGGATTCCCGTTGAGCTGGCGCTGGCGTCAGTGGACCAGCGCCTGAGAGACGAACAGATCCGCAATGATATTTCCATCGTAGTCGGCGGCAGTATCCGCAGCTCTGCCGATGTTGTCAAGGCCATTGCCCTCGGCGCAGACGCCTGCTATATCGGCACAGCCGCGCTGCTGGCACTGGGGTGTCATCTGTGCCGCCACTGCCAGAGCGGACGCTGCAACTGGGGGATTGCCACCCAGCGTGAGGAGCTTGTAAAACGCCTGAATCCGGAAATCGGGGCAGAGCGCCTTACCAATCTTATGCGTGCCTGGAACCACGAAATCCAGGAAATGATGGGTGGTATGGGAATCAACTCCATTGAGTCCCTCAAGGGAAACCGTCTGATGCTGCGCGGTATCGGCCTGTCCGATAAAGAGCTGGAAATATTAGGCATAAAGCATGCGGGGGAATGACGCCGAGTCCAATTTCTGGAAGAAATTGGCAGCGAGTGAAAAGCGAACCGGCAGGTGAGCGGACGAGCGCATGAGGCTAACGTCTTGTTTGAAAAAGCCTTCCGAAAAAAAACAAGGCTTTTTCGAATAAAGACGCGTTCGTGAGAAGCGATAAACAAAGGTTATATTGTAAACAAAACCGAGGAGATAATGAACGATGAAACGAGTATATGTTAATGAAGAATGGTGCCTGGGCTGTCACCTGTGCGAATATCAGTGTGCTTTTGCAAACTCAGGCGAGGAGGATATGTTTAAGGCCTTTAACAGAAAAGAAAAGCCGCTGCCGCGTATCCGCGTTGAGGACGGCGTAGAGAACGGAGAGGAAATTCATTTCGCGGTTTCCTGCCGCCACTGCAAAACGCCCTACTGCGTCAAAGGCTGCATTACCGGCGCTCTGTCGATAGGGGAAGACGGCGTGATTAAAATCGACGATACACGCTGTGTGGGCTGCCGTACCTGTATTGCCATGTGCCCTTATGGCTGTCTGGTGGTCGGTCATCATAAAACCATGCTGAAATGTGAGCTGTGCACAGAAAACGGCGGCGAGCCCGCCTGTGTTAAAAACTGTCCAAACCGTGCCATTGTTTTTGAAGAAAGAGGTGCTGTCAGTGAATAAGACAAAGTATTTGATCATTGGAAATTCTGCCGGAGCCATCGGCGGCGTTGCCGGTATCCGAAAGAGCGACCCGGAAGGCAGCATCACGATTGTCAGTGCGGAAAAATACCACACCTACTCAAGGCCGCTGATCTCCTACTGGCTGGAGGGAAAGGTATCCCAGGAAAAAATGATTTACCGGGACGAAGATTTTTATGAAAAGAATGCCTGTGAGGTAATTTTTGACACCGCCGCAGA encodes:
- a CDS encoding glutamate synthase-related protein, with product MGINYIYPQYEIVRNPDRCIKCRVCERQCSNEVHRYDAELDIMRADETGCVDCQRCVSMCPTRALKIVKTDNQFKENNNWKQSTIEEVYRQAGSGGVLLSSMGNPNEYPVYWDKMLINASQVTNPSIDPLREPMETKVFLGKKPGQLEMDKEGNIISEIPPQIELELPVMFSAMSYGSISENAHKSLARAATELGTCYNTGEGGLNKGLYQYGPNTIVQVASGRFGVHEDYLMAGAAIEIKMGQGAKPGIGGHLPGKKIGEKVSKTRMIPEGADAISPAPHHDIYSIEDLRQLIFSLKEATGYTKPVIVKIAAVHNVAAIASGIARSGADIIAIDGFRGGTGAAPTRIRDNVGIPVELALASVDQRLRDEQIRNDISIVVGGSIRSSADVVKAIALGADACYIGTAALLALGCHLCRHCQSGRCNWGIATQREELVKRLNPEIGAERLTNLMRAWNHEIQEMMGGMGINSIESLKGNRLMLRGIGLSDKELEILGIKHAGE
- a CDS encoding 4Fe-4S dicluster domain-containing protein, which produces MKRVYVNEEWCLGCHLCEYQCAFANSGEEDMFKAFNRKEKPLPRIRVEDGVENGEEIHFAVSCRHCKTPYCVKGCITGALSIGEDGVIKIDDTRCVGCRTCIAMCPYGCLVVGHHKTMLKCELCTENGGEPACVKNCPNRAIVFEERGAVSE